The proteins below are encoded in one region of Ascaphus truei isolate aAscTru1 unplaced genomic scaffold, aAscTru1.hap1 HAP1_SCAFFOLD_1407, whole genome shotgun sequence:
- the LOC142475827 gene encoding histone H1-like, with amino-acid sequence MAETAPAPPPPAESAAKKKQPKKAAGASKSRPAKSGPSASDLIVRAVSASKERSGVSLSALKKALAAGGYDVEKNNSRLNLALKGLVSKETLIQLKGSGASGSFKLNKKQLESKEKAAKKKDVGKPKKPVAKKPAKSPKKPKKAPAGVKKSPKKVKKPAAAKKPAKSPKKSKAAKPRKAVKSPAAKKAAKPKAAKSPAKAKAAKPKAAKPKRAAAPKK; translated from the coding sequence atggccgagaccgctcctgctcctcctcctccagctgaaagcgccgccaagaagaagcagccgaaGAAAGCGGCCGGAGCCTCGAAAAGCCGCCCAGCAAAGTCCGGTCCCAGCGCGTCCGATCTGATAGTGAGAGCTGTGTCCGCCTCTAAGGAGCGCAGCGGGGTCTCCCTGTCCGCTCTGAAGAAGGCTCTGGCTGCAGGAGGCTACGATGTGGAGAAGAATAACAGCCGCCTGAATCTGGCTCTCAAGGGCTTGGTGAGCAAGGAAACCCTGATCCAGCTGAAAGGGAGCGGAGCCTCCGGATCGTTCAAGCTGAATAAGAAGCAGctggagagcaaggagaaggcggccAAGAAAAAGGATGTGGGGAAACCCAAGAAGCCAGTGGCAAAGAAACCCGCCAAGTCCCCCAAGAAACCCAAAAAGGCTCCGGCGGGAGTGAAGAAAAGCCCCAAAAAGGTCAAGAAACCGGCGGCCGCCAAGAAGCCAGCAAAAAGCCCGAAGAAGTCTAAAGCTGCCAAGCCCAGGAAGGCTGTGAAGAGCCCGGCGGCTAAAAAGGCTGCGAAGCCAAAAGCTGCTAAGAGTCCAGCTAAGGCCAAGGCAGCCAAACCCAAAGCAGCAAAGCCCAAGAGGGCGGCAGCTCCTAAGAAGTGA
- the LOC142475828 gene encoding histone H3, giving the protein MARTKQTARKSTGGKAPRKQLATKAARKSAPATGGVKKPHRYRPGTVALREIRRYQKSTELLIRKLPFQRLVREIAQDFKTDLRFQSSAVMALQEASEAYLVGLFEDTNLCAIHAKRVTIMPKDIQLARRIRGERA; this is encoded by the coding sequence atggcccggaccaagcagaccgcccggaaatccaccggAGGGAAGGCTCCCCGTAAGCAGCTAGCGACCAAGGCTGCCAGAAAGAGCGCTCCGGCCACCGGCGGAGTGAAGAAGCCTCACCGCTACCGGCCCGGTACTGTGGCTCTCAGGGAGATCCGCCGCTACCAGAAGTCCACCGAGCTGCTCATCCGCAAGCTGCCCTTCCAGCGCCTGGTCCGGGAGATCGCCCAGGACTTCAAGACTGACCTGCGCTTCCAGAGCTCGGCTGTCATGGCTCTGCAGGAGGCCAGCGAGGCTTATCTGGTGGGGCTCTTCGAGGACACCAACCTGTGCGCTATCCACGCCAAGAGGGTCACCATCATGCCCAAGGACATCCAGCTGGCCCGCAggatcagaggggagagagcttaG
- the LOC142475829 gene encoding histone H4: MTGRGKGGKGLGKGGAKRHRKVLRDNIQGITKPAIRRLARRGGVKRISGLIYEETRGVLKVFLENVIRDAVTYTEHAKRKTVTAMDVVYALKRQGRTLYGFGG; encoded by the coding sequence ATGACTGGTCGCGGCAAAGGAGGAAAAGGGCTCGGGAAAGGAGGCGCCAAGAGGCACAGGAAGGTTCTTCGTGACAACATCCAAGGCATAACCAAGCCTGCTATCCGCCGCCTGGCTCGCAGAGGAGGAGTGAAGCGCATCTCCGGTCTCATCTATGAAGAGACCCGTGGGGTGCTCAAGGTTTTCCTGGAGAATGTGATCCGGGACGCGGTCACCTACACCGAGCACGCTAAGAGGAAGACAGTCACCGCTATGGACGTGGTGTATGCTCTCAAGCGCCAGGGCCGCACTCTCTATGGATTCGGAGGCTAA